One Cicer arietinum cultivar CDC Frontier isolate Library 1 chromosome 8, Cicar.CDCFrontier_v2.0, whole genome shotgun sequence DNA segment encodes these proteins:
- the LOC101508623 gene encoding aspartate--tRNA ligase 2, cytoplasmic-like, with the protein MSSSEPQDAATTSEVSKKAAKKEAAKLEKLRRRQELAAATAAASNLSVEDDPFAANYGDVPLVELQSKTPVDVNEWTRVEALDDSLANRPVLIRGRTQTIRPVGKKMAFLVIRENGFTVQCLVQAQPDSVSPQMVKFAAALSRESVVDVEGVVSIPAAPIKGATQQVEIQVKKLFCVSRAVPTLPINLEDAARSDVEIEKAIQAGEQLVRVNQDTRLNFRVLDLRTPANQGIFRIQSQVGNVFRQFLLAENFVEIHTPKLIAGSSEGGAAVFRLDYKGHPACLAQSPQLHKQMSICGDFGRVFEIGPVFRAEDSFTHRHLCEFTGLDVEMEIKKHYFEVMDVVDRLFVAMFDSLNQNCKKDLEAVANQYPFEPLKYLRNTLRLTYEEGIQMLKEVGVEIEPFGDLNTEAERKLGQLVLEKYGTEFYILHRYPLAIRPFYTMPCYDNPEYSNSFDVFIRGEEIISGAQRVHIPEFLEQRAQACGIEVKTISTYIDSFRYGAPPHGGFGVGLERVVMLFCGLNNIRKTSLYPRDPQRIAP; encoded by the exons ATGTCGTCTTCCGAGCCCCAAGACGCCGCAACCACATCGGAGGTAAGTAAAAAGGCCGCAAAGAAGGAAGCCGCCAAGCTAGAAAAGCTCCGACGTCGTCAGGAATTGGCCGCCGCCACTGCCGCCGCATCGAATCTATCTGTCGAGGATGATCCTTTCGCCGCTAATTATGGTGACGTCCCGCTTGTGGAGCTACAATCCAAGACCCCGGTCGATGTCAACGAATGGACCCGGGTCGAAGCACTCGACGATTCGCTGGCGAACCGGCCGGTTCTAATCCGAGGGAGGACTCAGACTATTCGACCGGTTGGGAAGAAGATGGCGTTTTTGGTCATCAGAGAAAATGGTTTCACTGTACAGTGCTTGGTGCAAGCGCAGCCTGATTCAGTGAGCCCGCAGATGGTGAAATTCGCCGCTGCGCTCAGCCGTGAGTCTGTCGTGGACGTCGAAGGCGTTGTTTCTATTCCGGCTGCTCCTATTAAAGGCGCCACGCAGCag GTGGAAATTCAAGTGAAGAAATTGTTTTGTGTGAGTAGGGCTGTTCCTACTTTACCCATTAATCTTGAGGATGCTGCTAGAAGTGACGTTGAAATTGAGAAGGCCATTCAG GCTGGTGAACAACTTGTTCGTGTGAATCAGGATACAAGATTGAACTTTAGAGTACTTGACCTGCGAACACCAGCTAATCAAGGAATTTTCCGTATTCAGTCTCAAGTTGGAAAT GTGTTCAGACAATTTTTATTGGCcgaaaattttgttgaaattcACACTCCAAAGTTGATTGCTGGATCTAGTGAGGGTGGAGCTGCTGTTTTTAGACTGGACTATAAAGGGCATCCTGCATGCTTGGCCCAGTCACCTCAACTTCACAAGCAAATGTCAATATGTGGTGACTTTGGCCGTGTTTTTGAGATTGGTCCTGTGTTTAGAGCAGAAGATTCCTTTACTCACAGGCATCTGTGTGAGTTTACAGGTCTTGATGTTGAAATGGAAATTAAAAAGCATTATTTTGAG GTTATGGATGTAGTTGATAGATTGTTTGTTGCTATGTTTGATAGTTTGAACCAGAATTGTAAGAAGGATCTCGAAGCTGTGGCGAACCAGTACCCATTCGAACCTTTAAAG TACCTGCGAAATACTCTGCGGCTGACATATGAAGAAGGTATCCAGATGCTAAAG GAAGTTGGAGTAGAAATTGAACCTTTTGGTGACCTGAATACTGAAGCAGAAAGGAAACTAGGCCAACTAGTTTTAGAAAA GTATGGCACCGAGTTCTACATCCTTCACCGGTACCCTTTGGCTATAAGACCATTTTATACAATGCCTTGCTATGACAATCCAGAATACAGTAACTCCTTTGATGTATTTATTCGCG GTGAGGAGATTATATCAGGAGCTCAGCGTGTCCACATACCAGAATTTTTAGAACAACGTGCACAGGCTTGCGGCATTGAGGTCAAGACCATATCTACTTACATTGATTCTTTCAG ATATGGTGCACCACCGCATGGTGGCTTTGGAGTAGGCCTGGAGCGTGTAGTAATGCTCTTCTGCGGCCTGAATAACATTCGTAAAACATCACTTTATCCACGTGATCCACAAAGGATTGCaccataa